The sequence GTCTCCCGGTGGCTCGGCTCCCGCACGGCGGAGTTCCCCGACGGCCAGCTCTACGTGGCGCTGCGCGACGGCTCGCCCGGCGACCCGGCGAGCGCGGCGGAGGTGCTCGGGTACCTGCTGCGCGCCTTCGGCGAGACCGTCGAGCCGACCGGTCTCGCCGAGCGCGCGGCCCTGTGGCGCTCGGTCACCGCGGCCCGCCGGTTCGCCGTCATGGTGGACAACGCGCTGACCGCCGCGGACGTGCGCGCCCTGCTGCCCAGCGCGCCCGGCAGCCTCGTCCTGGCCACCAGCCGGCACCGGCTGACCGGCCTGGCCGTGGACGGGGCGGGGTTCTGCCGGCTCGACGTGCTCGGCCCGCGGGCGGCGGAGGAGTTGTTCGCCCGGGGCGCCGGCCGCGCCCGCGCCGAGCGCGAGCCGACGGCGGTGCGGGAGGTGGTCGCGCTGTGCGCCGGGCTCCCGTTGGCGATACGGCTCGCGGCGGCGCGGCTGGCCGCGCGCCCGGACCAGCCGGTGGCGTCGCTGCGCGACGCGCTGACCGCGGGCGCGGGGCTGCTGGGCGAACTACGAGCGGAGGGCACCGACACCGTGCAGACCGTCCTGGACGCGTCCTACCGGGCGCTGCGCGCGGACGCCGCCCATCTCTACCGCTGCCTGGGCCTGCTGCCCGCCACGCGGTTCGATCCGGCGCTGGCGGCCGCAGCGGCGGGGCTCTCCGACGCCGAGGCCGAGCGGCTGATCGAGGTGCTGGTCGAGGCGAACCTGCTGGAACCGGCGGGGGCCGGCCTGTGCCACTTCCACTCCCTGGTGCGGCTGCACGCGGCCCAGCGCGCGGAGGCGGAGGAGACCGCGCCGGCCCGCGAGGACGCGCTGCGCCGCTACGTCGACTGGTGCCTGGCCATGGCCACGTCCGCCGAGGAGCTGCTCTCCCCCAGCCACCGCACCCTCCCGCGCGACTACCGCTTCCCGCCCCGGGCGGCCGGGTCGTTCGCCGACGAGAGCGCGGCCCTCGCCTGGCTGGAGACGCACCGCGAGGCCCTCACACCAGCGGTGCGGCTGGCGGCCCGCCACCAGTGGCACGCCGCCGCGTGGCAACTCGCCGACGCGCTGTGGCCGATGTTCCTGCGGCTGCGGCTGTACGACTCGTGGATATCTGCCCACGAGACCGGGCTCGCCTCGGCGCGTCTGGACGGTGACACCGCGGGACAGGCGCGCATGCTCACCTCGGGAGGCATCGGGCTGCGCAGCTCCGGCCGTTACGACGAGGCGGCTCGGTGGTTCTCCCAGGCCCTCGACCTCGCCCGCGCCGAGGGCAACCTCCGCGACGAGGCGCAGGCCCTGAGCGGGCTCGGCAGCTCCTACCGGGGCGCGGGGCAACCGGACCGCGCCGCGGCGGCGTACGAACGGGCCCTCGAACTGCGGGAGTCGGTGGGCTACCACCGCGGCGCCGCGCTGTCCCGGCTGCGCCTGGGCGAACTCGCCCTGGAACAGGACGACTTCGAGGGCGCCGCCGAGCGCCTGGGCCGGGCCCACCGGGAGTTGGCGGCGGAACACGACCCCTACGACGCGGCCCGGGCCAGGGCGCTCTTCGGGTTCGCCCTGGCCCGAGCCGGCCGGCGCGAGGACGGCGAGCGCGAACTACGGCTCGGCCTCGCCGAGTTCGAGGCGTCCGGGTCCGCCTACTGGCAGGCCAGAACCCTGGAGATGCTGGGCCGGCTCGCCGAGCAGGACGGTGAACTGGCCGCCGCGCGGGGGCATTACAAGGACGCGCTGCGGATCTACGCCGCTGTCAGCCCGGTCGATTCCGAGCGCGCGGAAGGGCGCCTTCGGGGTCTGCCGCCGCCCGAAGACGCCTCGTCCTGACGCGGGTTCGGGTACGCGCAGGCAGGTGCGGTGGGGTGCTGATCGATGGAGGTCGGTGCGGGTCGGGTTGAGCGCCCGCCGATCGGGGCGGCGCCGTGGGTGCCGGTTGGTGCCATGGGTGCGGGGCGGCGCCGTGGGCGCGGGGCGGCGCCGTGGGTGCGGGTCGG comes from Streptomyces sp. NBC_00448 and encodes:
- a CDS encoding tetratricopeptide repeat protein, whose protein sequence is MRDEGVAEALLSAKFSDTTGHGSAAWQELARLVDAAAADDPVLAAAWHDLQADPVGSGAAAVSATLRDQAAVLAACAARNGPLLDRIRQWMARFPAAGGGVDMVANTLGGNAQVHGPVVQARDITGGIHVHQMPQPAAPERPIPRQLLPVPAHFTDRRRDLRALDELRDGREPGVAQVIVVSGQAGVGKTALVSRWLGSRTAEFPDGQLYVALRDGSPGDPASAAEVLGYLLRAFGETVEPTGLAERAALWRSVTAARRFAVMVDNALTAADVRALLPSAPGSLVLATSRHRLTGLAVDGAGFCRLDVLGPRAAEELFARGAGRARAEREPTAVREVVALCAGLPLAIRLAAARLAARPDQPVASLRDALTAGAGLLGELRAEGTDTVQTVLDASYRALRADAAHLYRCLGLLPATRFDPALAAAAAGLSDAEAERLIEVLVEANLLEPAGAGLCHFHSLVRLHAAQRAEAEETAPAREDALRRYVDWCLAMATSAEELLSPSHRTLPRDYRFPPRAAGSFADESAALAWLETHREALTPAVRLAARHQWHAAAWQLADALWPMFLRLRLYDSWISAHETGLASARLDGDTAGQARMLTSGGIGLRSSGRYDEAARWFSQALDLARAEGNLRDEAQALSGLGSSYRGAGQPDRAAAAYERALELRESVGYHRGAALSRLRLGELALEQDDFEGAAERLGRAHRELAAEHDPYDAARARALFGFALARAGRREDGERELRLGLAEFEASGSAYWQARTLEMLGRLAEQDGELAAARGHYKDALRIYAAVSPVDSERAEGRLRGLPPPEDASS